Proteins co-encoded in one Capsicum annuum cultivar UCD-10X-F1 chromosome 9, UCD10Xv1.1, whole genome shotgun sequence genomic window:
- the LOC107856867 gene encoding uncharacterized protein LOC107856867: MSIGSIDRNNELQVIKQILEAEIAEPSKIKRVTTYEKDHSCSVDFITSDHRNATSKVICDYILELVRDLSNVITPNFVVDEMRRKYKIIISYNKGWRAIQHAYTVIRGTAEKNYNRLLSYLHMMKENNLGTYTNIKRDDENRFQYTFFAYGASIIGWAKYRSVIMVDAIFLKAKYRGVLMIVVSKDENNNIFSLAFGIADSENNESYNWFFNQIRHTIGVREQLSILSDRHPAIANAITNFYPEYQNGTCIYHMEKNLRKRYFSDVVLSLFYNAATT; encoded by the exons ATGAGTATTGGAAGTATTGATAGAAATAACGAGTTACAAGTTATTAAACAAATATTAGAGGCTGAAATAGCTGAGCCATCCAAGATTAAGAGG GTTACTACATATGAAAAAGATCATAGTTGCTCGGTTGATTTCATAACGTCCGACCACAGGAATGCAACATCAAAGGTCATTTGTGACTACATACTAGAGCTCGTGCGTGACTTGAGTAATGTAATAACACCTAATTTCGTGGTAGATGAAATGAGAAGGAAATACAAAATCATCATATCCTATAACAAAGGATGGAGAGCGATACAACATGCCTATACGGTGATAAGAGGAACCGCGGAAAAGAACTACAACAGGTTGCTATCGTATCTTCACATGATGAAAGAAAACAACCTAGGTACTTACACAAACATAAAGAGGGACGATGAGAACag GTTTCAATATACATTCTTTGCTTATGGCGCTTCAATCATTGGATGGGCCAAATATAGATCGGTAATAATGGTAGATGCAATATTTTTGAAGGCAAAATATCGTGGTGTCCTCATGATAGTAGTGTCAAAGGACGAAAATAACAACATATTTTCTTTGGCTTTTGGAATTGCAGACTCAGAAAATAACGAGTCTTATAACTGGTTCTTCAATCAGATAAGGCATACAATTGGGGTACGTGAACAATTGTCTATTCTATCAGATCGTCACCCGGCCATTGCAAATGCAATTACAAATTTCTATCCAGAGTATCAGAATGGGACATGCATCTATCACATGgagaagaatttaagaaaaagatacTTCTCAGATGTGGTTCTATCACTCTTCTACAACGCAGCAACAACATAA